TACCGGAATAAGAACTTCACCATGCGGGCCGCGTACGACGAGAATATCGTGGGCCGGTGTGGTGAAAATCTCAACTATCCTGCCGAGATCTCCGTATTGACTATCGTCAACCCGCAGGCCCTCAAGCTGGAACCAGTAAAATTCATCTTCTGGAAGGGATGCCAAATCATCGTGGGAGATGAGGACTTCGCATCCGATGAATGTTTCTGCACTCTCGACGGAAGAAATTCCCTCGAGGCGAAGCAGAAGATTTCCTTTATGGCGAGATGCTTTTTGTACCTGATGCAGGCTTTTCTTGCTTTCTCGCCACAGGGTGACTTCTTTAACACTATCCAGCGAAGATGAATCACCGGAATGAGGTCGGACTTTCAAGTCACCACGCAAGCCGTGGACGCCGATGACAACTCCTGCCGGAAAGAGAGGATCGACATCCATCGGTTGCATAGACACAGCAGTATCGTTCTTACGCTTTAGCTTTGGCAAGAATGCCGGAAGTGCGAAGAATCTGCAGAACTGTTTCAGTCGGCTGAGCGCCTTTGCGCAACCAGTCAATGGCGAGTTCTTCATTCAGGCTGATCATCGGCGGATTCTGTTTCGGATCGTACTGTCCAAGATTGTCGATAAAACGGCCATCGCGGGGAAAACGACCATCAGCGACAACGACCTGATAAAAAGGCTTTTTCTTGGCACCGCCACGGGCAAGGCGAATTTTAACGGACATAGTTTTCTACTCCTCTTTTACGTTGTTTCGATCAATATCGAAAGGGTTGATAATACATACTAAAGTAAGGTCCCTGTTCACTTTAAAAAGGGGAACGACCGCCTCGTCCCATGAGGCTGCGCAGTCCCTTGGGACCTAGCTGCTGCATCTTCTTCATCATTTTTTGCGCTTCGCTGAAACGCTTGATAAGTACATTGATATCCTGAACCGTGGTGCCGCTCCCCTTGGCGATCCGTAAACGCCGCGAGCCATTAAGGAGATGATGATCGCGGCGTTCGGCAACTGTCATCGAGTTGATAATTGCTTCGATTCGTTTCAATTCTTTATCCGGGGCCTGCATCCCCTGAGCTTCTTTAAGGGCTTTGCCGGCGCCGGGAATCATGCTGATAATTGACTCCATGGAACCCATTTTTTTGATGGTCTGCATCTGATCACGGAAGTTTTCGAGGGTGAAGCCTTCCTTTTTTACCCGCTTTTCCAGGGCCAGGGCTTCATCGCGATCGATGGCACCTTGCGCCTTTTCAATCAGCGAGAGGACATCCCCCATCCCGAGAATGCGTTGCGCCATGCGGTCGGCGTGAAAAACCTCAAGAGCGTCGAGTTTTTCACCGATACCGGAAAACTTGATCGGTTTGCCGGTGACCGCCCGCATGGAAAGAGCGGCGCCACCGCGGGCATCGCCATCCAGCTTTGTCAAGATGATACCGGTTATTCCCAGCTTCTGGTTGAACCCTTCGGCGATATTCACCGCTTCCTGACCAGTCATTGCGTCAGCAACAAGAAGAATTTCTTTTGGAGACAGACTCTCTTTGATGCGCACCAATTCGGACATCAGTGCTTCGTCGATATGCAGACGTCCGGCCGTGTCAAGAATCAGAGTATCGTAGCCGTTCAATTCTGCAAAACGACGCGCTTCGGTACAAATACGCACCGGATCCATGTCGGCTTTTGCATCGAAAACCGGGATGTCGAGTTGGCGCCCCAGGGTCTTCAGCTGCTCAATGGCAGCAGGGCGATAGATGTCGGCAGGTACGAGGAGCGGCGAACGTTTTTCTTTGCGCAGGCGCAGGGCCAGTTTGCCGCAAGTCGTCGTTTTTCCGGCCCCCTGGAGTCCGCAAAGCATCACTGCTACAGGTGGACGGGCATCCAGATTGAGATGATTGGCTTCCCCCTCGCCCATGAGGCGACCAAGTTCTTCACGAACGACCTTGATAACCTGTTGCCCCGGAGTCAGGCTTTTGAGGACATTTTGACCGATGGCATTTTCACGGACTGACGCGACAAAATCTTTGACAACCTTGAAGTTAACATCGGCTTCGAGAAGAACGAGGCGCACTTCGCGCAACGCTTCCTGAATGTTTTCCTCAGTCAGTTGGCCTTGGCCGCGTAGCTTTTTGAAAATGCTCTCAAATTTTTCACTGAGCGTATCGAACATGGGATATCCCAGGAAAGTTTTGCAAAATGCGAAATATAGAGAAGCCCTCTGTTGTTGTCAAGGGAATATCTCTTGGGCGGTGAATTTCCCCCCCTGATATTGATAGACTTCGGCCGGCGGGAGGCCTTGTCCAAAAAGGAGATTCTGGATTCTTTCGGCATCATCCGGGGTATAGCGCAGGGCCAGTCCACAATCAGAACTGATCTCCCGGGGTGCGGGTATCAACAGTATCGGTACCCCGGCCCCCTTCAATATTTTTTCCGCTTTCATTACCCGATGAATAGAGTGAAAGACCGCAATGAAATCATTTTCGCGAACCATGGCAGTATCCTTTTAGCGTAATTGACTTTCTTTGGCAGTTACGGATAAACTTAGAAAAATGTTGAAAGGTTTTATAGTGTCCTCTTTCGCAATCAATCTCTCAGGGCTCCTTGGTTTTGCCTTCCTTGCCAACATTCCTCTCGGTTATTTACGGCAGCGCTCCTTGCGTTTTTCCTGGCAGTGGTTTTTTTATATACACGCGTCAATCCCCCTGATTATTTTCCTGCGAGTTTGGCTCAATTTTGGCTGGAAGTGGATTCCTCTGACCCTCGGCTGCGCCGTTTTGGGTCAGATGGCGGGGGGGCGCTTACTCCGGCGCCTGCAGCGATGAGTCCCCCTGTACGGCGTAATCGCATGTTCCACCCGGCGGCGGCCGGAGCCGTTCTTGACGCTTTGACCCGGAACATGGGGGTACGTGAACGTCTTGAGCCTTATCGTGCCTGGAAAGTCTGGGCCGAAGTGGTCGGGCCGCAGACTGCACAACATGCCCAACCCTTTCGTTTGCGGGGCGGGGTTCTCGAGGTGCGGGTCGATCATCCGGTCTGGATGCAACAATTACAACTGCTTAAGCCGCGGATTCTCGAACGTTTAAATCGTGCTATCGCCCCCGGGGTGTTGGAGGATATTCACCTCCGTCATGGCCAGCCGGAAATTCCTGTTCCCGTAATTCCTACGGAAGAGATAGTGTTGCGCCCCCTGACCCCGGCAGAGGAGGGGGAGCTTAATCGACTCCTTCCTCCTGACGAAGACGAGCTCCATAATGCTTGGCGCAAGCTTTTGCTCCATCATCTCTTGAGCAAAAGTTAATCCCGCTTTTCAACAAAATCTCCTGCCAACATCCGCACTTCTTCCGAATAACCCTCCCCTTCATAAAGAAATAACGGTGGTTCAATGGTCAATCCCGGTCGGCCATTGCGCCGTCCCTCGATCAGGACGAGGTTGGCGGCATTCTCCCGCCGCGGGTGGATGCAGCGGAGTCGCTTCGGTTCGATCATTTTAGCGGACATTTTAATCAAAAGTTCCGGAATTCGTTCCGCCAGATAAATGGCATAAAAACGTCCGCCATTTTTGAGGAGATAGTGGCTCGCGTCGAGAAAATCGTCAAGGCTGCCGTGCAGTTCGTGGCGGGCAGTAGAGCGTTGCTCTCCAATGGAAATTCGTCCGCTTTCCGGTCGCCGGTAGGGAGGATTGGTGATAACGCCATCGAGGGATTGCGCTGCATGAGATTTACGCAGATCGCGTAAATCTCCCGGAATAATGTCAATTTGTTTTTCAAGATTATTGAGAAGGATATTTCTGCACGCCTGGTCGGCGCTGGCCGGATCTATCTCGATCCCGGTCATCTGTATCCCTGCTTCGCGACTAGCTAAGAGCAGGGGTAATACCCCGCTGCCACAGCCAAGATCGATCCATCTTTCCCCCGCCTTAATCCGGGTGAAGCTGGCCAGAAGAACCGGATCGATGGTAACGCGGAACCCCTGCCGCGGCTGGATAATTTGCAGTTTGCCGTAGCCGAGCGTGTCAAGGGTTTCATCGGGATGAAGGAGGGGAAGCAAGTCGGGGCAGGGGGGAAACTCATTCATCGGCAAAAAGAATATTCTGTGCAGAGCTGCGGCGCGGGTCGACGCGGGCAAAGTGGCGATAAGCAAGGGAAGTCGCTATTCGTCCCCGCGGCGTCCGGTTTAAATAACCCTGCTGAATCAGGTAGGGCTCAATGACGTCTTCGATTGAACCTTTCTCTTCGCCAATAGCTGCGGCGAGGGTTTCAAGACCGACCGGACCGCCGGAGAATTTATCGATGAGGGTCAAAAGGAGGAGGCAGTCCATGTGGTCAAATCCACACAGATCGACTTCGAGGCGGCGTAGAGCCAAGGCGGCCAAGTCCTGATCAATGCGGCCATTGCCAAGGATTTCAGCAAAATCCCGTACCCGCCGCAACAGGCGGTTGGCGATGCGGGGGGTGCCGCGGGAGCGCCGGGCAATTTCATCAGCGCCGTCTTCGGTAATGGGAATCCCCAAAATTCCGGCGCTGCGGCGGATAATAACCGCCAGTTCATCCGGCGTATAGAACTCCAGGCGGGTAATGACCCCGAAGCGATCACGTAAAGGTGAGGAGAGGAGGCCGATGCGGGTTGTGGCGCCCACGAGGGTAAAGCGGGGGAGGTCGAGTTTGATGGTCCTGGCGGAGGGGCCCTGACCGATCATGATGTCGAGCTGGTAATCTTCCAGTGCCGGGTAGAGGACCTCTTCGATGACCGGGGAAAGACGGTGGATCTCGTCGATAAAGAGGACATCGCCGGCTTCGAGATTGGTGAGGACAGCCGCCAGGTCGCCGGCTTTTTCGATGACCGGACCCGAGGTGCTTTTGATACTGACCCCCATCTCGGCGGCAATAATGTTGGCCAAGGTAGTCTTGCCCAGTCCCGGTGGACCGTAAAAGAGGACGTGGTCGAGAGTCTCGCGGCGTGAGCGGGCAGCGTCAATGAAGACCTGAAGATTCTCTTTGGCCTTGATCTGGCCGATATACTCTGTCAGCCGCCGCGGTCGCAGCGACGCCTCAAAGTTATCGTCATCGGCAGCAAGATCGGGCGTAATGATCCGTTCGTTCGTCATTCTGCTCCTAACGCATCAAGGCTTTCAACGCGTTCTTGAGGATCTCTTCCAGCGGGGTCTCCGGAGTAATAACAATGGCAGCCAGTGCCTTACGCGCCTGTACATCTTTATAACCGAGATTGAGCAGGGCAGAAAGGGCGTCTTCCGCCTGGTCAGACGACGGGGGCATAACAAAATCTCGTCCCCGGTCAAGCAGGTCGCCAGAGAGATCAAGCTTATTGACCTTTTCTTTGAGTTCGAGAACGAGACGTTCCGCACTCTTCTTGCCGATACCGGGCAAGGTCGCCAGTCTTTTCACGTCGCCAGCAGAGATGGCCTGCCGGAGATCACCCGGGCTGGCGTGCGAAAGGATATTAAGCGCCAGTTTCGGCCCGACTCCGGCAACGGAGAGGAGGAGGATAAAGAGGGAGCGCTCGTCAGCCGTCAAGAAACCGTAGAGGAGAAGGGCATCTTCGCGAACGTGAGTATGGATATGAAGTTTAACTGTTCCGTCATCGGGCAGGGAATAAAAGGTCGAAAGGGGAATCAAAACCCGATAACCGACACCGCCAGCCACCTCGATAATGATCTGGTCGGTTCCTTTGCTGACGAGTTGACCGGTCAACATGGCAATCATGAGCGCCTCAAATGGTTAGCCGTTTTCAACATACGTTCAGAGTGAAGGACATTGGTGTGGGCGTGACAGATAGCAACGGCCAAAGCATCGGAGGCATCTTCCTGAGCAATTTCGGGGAGTTTTAGCAGGGTCTTGACCATCTGCTGTACCTGGATTTTCTCAGCTTTACCATAGCCGACAACAGCGCTCTTGACCTGTAACGCGGAATATTCAAAGACCGGTAAGCCGTGATTGACTCCGGACAACAGGGCGGCGCCGCGTGCATGCCCAAGTTTAAGGGCGGAGAGGGCATTCTTGGCGAGAAATATTTGTTCGACGGCAACTGCTCCCGGTGCGTAGTCACTGATCACCTGACAAAGTCCATCATAAATAAGCTTGAGGCGGTCGGCAAGTTCCATATCGGCGCGGGTAAAGATGCCGCCGTTATCGACATGGATCAGTCGGTTCCCGACTTTTTCAATGATGCCGTAACCGGTGACCCGCGTCCCCGGGTCAATCCCTAATATGCGCATCAAAAGTCCATGTATGCTTCATCCGAGAATAGCTTCCATCTCTTCATCGGAGATGTCGAAATTGGCATAAACGTTTTGCACGTCGTCGTAATCTTCGAGTTTCTCCATCAATTTCAACATCTGCTCCGCTTGTTTCCCTTCCAGTTTTACCATGGTTTGGGGAATCATCGTCACCTCGGCCGATTCCCACTTCAGACCTTGTGCAGCGATGGCATCGCGGACGGCTGTGAAGCTGGACGGTGCAGTGATAACCTCAATCGAATCCCCTTCCTCATTGACATCGTCGGCCCCTGCTTCCAGAGCAATCTCGAAAATCTGGTCAAAATCATAACTGCTGGGGAGAGAGATCAAACCTTTACGATCAAAAAGGAAGGAGACGGAACCAGTGACACCGAGGGTGCCGTTGTTGCGACTGAAGATATGACGGACATCGGCAACAGTCCTTTGCCGGTTGTCGGTCATGAATTCAACAATAATCGCCACCCCGCCCGGGCCGTAGCCCTCAAAGCTGTCTTCTTCATAGACAACGGAGTCGAGGTCGCCGGTCCCTTTTTTGATCGCCCGATCGATGGTATCCTTCGGCATATTTTCAAATTTGGCTTTATCGATGGCTGTGCGCAGACGGGCATTGGCATCCGGATCGCCGCCGCCGGTCTTGGCTGCTACCGTAATTTCGCGAATAATCTTGGTGAAAATCT
This genomic stretch from Deltaproteobacteria bacterium HGW-Deltaproteobacteria-4 harbors:
- the rimM gene encoding 16S rRNA processing protein RimM, encoding MKNSPLTGCAKALSRLKQFCRFFALPAFLPKLKRKNDTAVSMQPMDVDPLFPAGVVIGVHGLRGDLKVRPHSGDSSSLDSVKEVTLWRESKKSLHQVQKASRHKGNLLLRLEGISSVESAETFIGCEVLISHDDLASLPEDEFYWFQLEGLRVDDSQYGDLGRIVEIFTTPAHDILVVRGPHGEVLIPVVDAFILKIDEDAKIMHVDLPEGLVPETDSDAL
- a CDS encoding 30S ribosomal protein S16, yielding MSVKIRLARGGAKKKPFYQVVVADGRFPRDGRFIDNLGQYDPKQNPPMISLNEELAIDWLRKGAQPTETVLQILRTSGILAKAKA
- a CDS encoding signal recognition particle protein, yielding MFDTLSEKFESIFKKLRGQGQLTEENIQEALREVRLVLLEADVNFKVVKDFVASVRENAIGQNVLKSLTPGQQVIKVVREELGRLMGEGEANHLNLDARPPVAVMLCGLQGAGKTTTCGKLALRLRKEKRSPLLVPADIYRPAAIEQLKTLGRQLDIPVFDAKADMDPVRICTEARRFAELNGYDTLILDTAGRLHIDEALMSELVRIKESLSPKEILLVADAMTGQEAVNIAEGFNQKLGITGIILTKLDGDARGGAALSMRAVTGKPIKFSGIGEKLDALEVFHADRMAQRILGMGDVLSLIEKAQGAIDRDEALALEKRVKKEGFTLENFRDQMQTIKKMGSMESIISMIPGAGKALKEAQGMQAPDKELKRIEAIINSMTVAERRDHHLLNGSRRLRIAKGSGTTVQDINVLIKRFSEAQKMMKKMQQLGPKGLRSLMGRGGRSPF
- a CDS encoding SAM-dependent methyltransferase, whose translation is MNEFPPCPDLLPLLHPDETLDTLGYGKLQIIQPRQGFRVTIDPVLLASFTRIKAGERWIDLGCGSGVLPLLLASREAGIQMTGIEIDPASADQACRNILLNNLEKQIDIIPGDLRDLRKSHAAQSLDGVITNPPYRRPESGRISIGEQRSTARHELHGSLDDFLDASHYLLKNGGRFYAIYLAERIPELLIKMSAKMIEPKRLRCIHPRRENAANLVLIEGRRNGRPGLTIEPPLFLYEGEGYSEEVRMLAGDFVEKRD
- a CDS encoding Holliday junction branch migration DNA helicase RuvB; this translates as MTNERIITPDLAADDDNFEASLRPRRLTEYIGQIKAKENLQVFIDAARSRRETLDHVLFYGPPGLGKTTLANIIAAEMGVSIKSTSGPVIEKAGDLAAVLTNLEAGDVLFIDEIHRLSPVIEEVLYPALEDYQLDIMIGQGPSARTIKLDLPRFTLVGATTRIGLLSSPLRDRFGVITRLEFYTPDELAVIIRRSAGILGIPITEDGADEIARRSRGTPRIANRLLRRVRDFAEILGNGRIDQDLAALALRRLEVDLCGFDHMDCLLLLTLIDKFSGGPVGLETLAAAIGEEKGSIEDVIEPYLIQQGYLNRTPRGRIATSLAYRHFARVDPRRSSAQNILFADE
- a CDS encoding Holliday junction branch migration protein RuvA, whose amino-acid sequence is MIAMLTGQLVSKGTDQIIIEVAGGVGYRVLIPLSTFYSLPDDGTVKLHIHTHVREDALLLYGFLTADERSLFILLLSVAGVGPKLALNILSHASPGDLRQAISAGDVKRLATLPGIGKKSAERLVLELKEKVNKLDLSGDLLDRGRDFVMPPSSDQAEDALSALLNLGYKDVQARKALAAIVITPETPLEEILKNALKALMR
- a CDS encoding crossover junction endodeoxyribonuclease RuvC yields the protein MRILGIDPGTRVTGYGIIEKVGNRLIHVDNGGIFTRADMELADRLKLIYDGLCQVISDYAPGAVAVEQIFLAKNALSALKLGHARGAALLSGVNHGLPVFEYSALQVKSAVVGYGKAEKIQVQQMVKTLLKLPEIAQEDASDALAVAICHAHTNVLHSERMLKTANHLRRS
- a CDS encoding YebC/PmpR family DNA-binding transcriptional regulator encodes the protein MSGHSKWANIKHRKGAQDAKRGKIFTKIIREITVAAKTGGGDPDANARLRTAIDKAKFENMPKDTIDRAIKKGTGDLDSVVYEEDSFEGYGPGGVAIIVEFMTDNRQRTVADVRHIFSRNNGTLGVTGSVSFLFDRKGLISLPSSYDFDQIFEIALEAGADDVNEEGDSIEVITAPSSFTAVRDAIAAQGLKWESAEVTMIPQTMVKLEGKQAEQMLKLMEKLEDYDDVQNVYANFDISDEEMEAILG